A DNA window from Litorivicinus lipolyticus contains the following coding sequences:
- the fabA gene encoding bifunctional 3-hydroxydecanoyl-ACP dehydratase/trans-2-decenoyl-ACP isomerase translates to MSKVESFERQQLLDCGYGKMFGHGNARLPVGNMLMMDRITHISDEGGENGKGDIIAELDIHPDLWFFECHFPEDPVMPGCLGLDALWQLVGFNLGWRGNPGKGRALGVGELKFTGQILPTAKKVTYRITMKRVIQRSLVMGVADGTVEVDGKVIYVAKDLKVGLFSSTDDF, encoded by the coding sequence ATGTCTAAGGTTGAATCATTCGAACGCCAGCAATTGCTGGATTGCGGCTACGGTAAAATGTTCGGTCACGGCAACGCACGCTTGCCGGTTGGCAACATGTTGATGATGGATCGCATTACCCATATCAGCGACGAAGGCGGCGAAAACGGCAAAGGCGACATCATCGCCGAATTGGACATCCACCCTGACCTTTGGTTCTTCGAATGCCACTTCCCCGAAGACCCGGTCATGCCCGGCTGTTTGGGCCTGGACGCCCTGTGGCAACTGGTTGGCTTTAACCTAGGCTGGCGCGGCAACCCCGGCAAGGGACGCGCACTGGGTGTCGGCGAACTTAAGTTCACCGGCCAGATTCTGCCGACGGCGAAAAAAGTTACCTACCGCATCACCATGAAGCGCGTGATTCAGCGTTCATTGGTCATGGGCGTGGCAGACGGCACGGTCGAAGTCGATGGCAAAGTCATCTACGTCGCCAAAGACCTGAAAGTTGGCTTGTTCAGCTCGACCGACGACTTCTAA
- a CDS encoding alpha/beta hydrolase has translation MRVSPSLLSLALTAAPAMAQTEVTTAGLFADHYPGDGTTAVLVLHGTLAHKRMEIIATIATLLNDDYDLPVVAPNLSLSSPARTSMVDCAQTHDHRDSDAPREVATWIDWMQQQGYDNIIVAAHSRGGAQLSTYLADTPADVVSAAVLVAPATYNAEYAADSYLNATGQPLASVMQRAGALAPDSLMDVPRFVYCDDATVSAGAFIDYYTPRPTFDTPTNLQNVTLPTVVVMGSDDTVVADLPDRLAATNLGDNVRVETIDGADHFFRDLYADDIATFIAEHAGL, from the coding sequence ATGCGCGTTTCCCCATCGCTGTTATCGCTCGCGCTAACGGCAGCCCCCGCAATGGCCCAAACCGAGGTCACCACCGCCGGCTTGTTTGCCGACCATTACCCCGGTGACGGCACCACCGCGGTACTGGTGCTACATGGCACCCTGGCCCACAAGCGGATGGAGATTATAGCGACCATAGCGACATTGCTAAATGACGACTACGACCTGCCGGTGGTGGCGCCGAATTTGAGCCTGTCATCGCCCGCGCGAACCAGCATGGTCGACTGCGCACAAACCCATGATCACCGCGACAGCGATGCACCGCGCGAAGTCGCCACATGGATTGACTGGATGCAGCAACAGGGCTACGACAACATCATCGTTGCCGCCCACAGTCGCGGCGGCGCGCAACTCTCGACGTATTTAGCTGACACTCCCGCGGACGTGGTCTCGGCAGCTGTACTGGTGGCCCCGGCGACCTACAATGCCGAGTACGCCGCCGACAGCTACCTAAACGCCACGGGGCAACCCTTGGCGTCGGTCATGCAGCGCGCCGGTGCACTGGCGCCGGACAGCCTGATGGACGTCCCACGCTTCGTCTATTGCGATGATGCCACCGTCAGCGCCGGCGCCTTCATCGACTACTATACGCCGCGTCCGACCTTCGATACGCCGACCAACTTACAAAATGTGACGCTGCCGACGGTTGTGGTGATGGGAAGCGATGACACTGTGGTGGCCGACCTCCCCGATCGTCTGGCGGCAACCAACTTAGGCGATAACGTCCGCGTGGAAACCATCGACGGCGCCGACCACTTTTTCCGAGACCTGTATGCCGATGACATTGCGACATTTATTGCTGAGCACGCTGGTCTTTAG
- a CDS encoding rhodanese-like domain-containing protein, giving the protein MKKIKHLTAALLAVTFATATLAEGPMIKRGVASVTVELGDKTCVIERNATAGNQVHEAYNKTGQGMPQPMIVSAGIDTLGELEFIDYMEQASVDSSILVVDTRTENWHEDLHIPCTTNVSFKNFADIKDDALFYLTEVFGVEENDDGSLNFDNAKTIVGYCNGYWCGQTPAMFKRAKYSMVALGYPVEKLKYYRGGMQAWTSLGLTVEGALTK; this is encoded by the coding sequence ATGAAAAAAATAAAGCACCTTACCGCGGCACTGTTAGCCGTGACCTTTGCGACCGCGACCCTGGCTGAAGGCCCGATGATCAAACGCGGTGTGGCCTCAGTCACCGTCGAGTTGGGTGACAAGACCTGTGTGATCGAGCGTAATGCCACCGCCGGCAATCAGGTTCACGAAGCCTACAACAAGACCGGACAGGGCATGCCACAGCCGATGATTGTGTCCGCTGGCATCGACACCTTGGGCGAGCTGGAGTTCATTGACTACATGGAACAGGCCAGTGTCGACAGCTCTATTTTGGTGGTCGATACCCGAACTGAGAATTGGCACGAAGATCTGCATATTCCGTGCACCACCAACGTGTCCTTCAAAAACTTTGCAGACATTAAAGACGATGCGCTGTTTTACCTGACCGAAGTGTTTGGCGTGGAAGAAAACGATGACGGCAGCTTGAACTTTGACAATGCCAAAACCATCGTCGGTTACTGCAACGGATACTGGTGTGGTCAAACCCCGGCGATGTTCAAACGCGCCAAATACAGCATGGTCGCCCTTGGCTATCCGGTCGAGAAGCTGAAATACTACCGCGGTGGTATGCAGGCTTGGACTTCACTGGGCCTGACTGTAGAGGGCGCATTGACTAAGTGA
- a CDS encoding MFS transporter has translation MPIAIILALYASRMMGLFIVLPVLALATVGMPGYSPLLLGLAIGVYGLTQAVLQVPLGQLSDRIGRFKIVFIGLLVFALGSWWCAQADSMLELVFGRALQGAGAISSSLLAWVVDLTGEERRARVMAVIGISIGLTFLAALVLGPALMPWRGLAGLFELTAGLALLAALLSCLLPRPAPLRALGAVFSAQRVRDVWHTPGVASSVLGVGLLHAVLMALFLALPAQLVGAGIGPDDHTGLYVVVMLLGALPAFLATGWVEAKHRLIGGQRFAIAGLIGGFALLALGLTEYWMFVLAGGMFFFGFNLLEATLPSLLAKAAPVRDRGTATGLYATIQFFGAFVGGLLGGPLLSVLGPSGLFTALALGGCIWLALRYRTPEPPRHRSRVVAIDLNTFSIESWESKLAAVTGVVEAAVSPAGSVAYLKVSKDALNESELTDLLAQSAR, from the coding sequence TTGCCCATCGCCATTATTTTGGCCCTCTATGCATCGCGCATGATGGGGCTGTTCATCGTTTTGCCTGTGCTGGCGCTCGCCACGGTCGGGATGCCCGGGTATTCGCCATTGCTGTTGGGGTTGGCGATTGGCGTGTACGGGCTGACCCAAGCGGTCTTGCAAGTCCCGTTGGGCCAGCTGTCGGATCGCATTGGGCGCTTTAAAATTGTGTTTATCGGTTTGCTGGTGTTCGCACTGGGCTCGTGGTGGTGTGCCCAGGCCGACAGCATGTTGGAACTGGTGTTTGGTCGTGCCCTGCAGGGTGCCGGTGCGATTTCGTCGTCATTGCTAGCCTGGGTCGTCGATTTAACCGGTGAAGAGCGTCGGGCACGGGTGATGGCGGTGATTGGCATTTCGATCGGATTGACCTTTTTGGCCGCGCTGGTGCTGGGTCCGGCGTTGATGCCGTGGCGCGGTTTGGCGGGGCTGTTTGAGCTGACCGCTGGGCTCGCATTGTTAGCGGCTTTGCTATCGTGCCTGTTGCCGCGTCCGGCGCCGCTGCGTGCCTTGGGTGCCGTGTTCAGTGCCCAGCGCGTGCGCGACGTTTGGCACACGCCCGGCGTAGCATCCTCAGTATTGGGGGTGGGGCTGCTGCATGCGGTCCTGATGGCGCTGTTTTTGGCTTTGCCGGCCCAGTTGGTCGGCGCCGGAATTGGGCCGGACGATCACACCGGTTTGTACGTGGTGGTGATGCTGCTGGGTGCACTGCCTGCGTTTTTGGCAACCGGTTGGGTCGAAGCCAAGCACCGCCTGATTGGCGGCCAACGCTTTGCCATCGCCGGGCTGATTGGCGGCTTTGCACTGCTGGCGCTGGGGCTGACCGAGTACTGGATGTTTGTGCTGGCCGGCGGGATGTTCTTTTTCGGGTTCAACTTGCTTGAAGCGACCTTGCCGTCATTGTTGGCCAAGGCCGCGCCGGTGCGCGATCGCGGTACCGCCACCGGGCTGTACGCGACCATCCAATTTTTCGGTGCCTTTGTCGGGGGCTTGCTCGGCGGGCCGCTGCTGAGTGTGCTCGGACCCTCAGGGTTATTTACGGCTCTGGCGCTCGGCGGTTGTATTTGGTTGGCCCTGCGGTATCGTACTCCCGAGCCGCCACGGCATCGCTCCCGGGTTGTTGCGATTGACCTGAATACCTTCTCAATCGAGTCCTGGGAATCCAAGTTGGCTGCGGTTACGGGCGTGGTCGAAGCCGCCGTCAGTCCAGCCGGATCCGTGGCCTACTTAAAGGTCAGCAAAGACGCACTGAACGAATCCGAGTTGACGGATTTGCTGGCCCAGTCCGCTCGATAA
- a CDS encoding DsrE family protein: MLRTLTLAAVLLAPLAMADTLKAVFQVNSNDPKTMNIALNNINNTYQYFQAQGQDIDIELVAYGPGLHMFRKDTSPVSGRLEAMAMEIEGIQFSACNNTMKGMTKKEGKAPELIDETTVVPSGVVRLIELQNQGYAYIKP, encoded by the coding sequence ATGTTACGCACTCTGACACTGGCGGCGGTGCTGCTGGCCCCGCTCGCCATGGCCGACACCCTGAAAGCCGTGTTCCAAGTCAACAGCAATGACCCAAAGACCATGAACATTGCGCTGAATAACATCAACAACACCTACCAGTATTTCCAGGCACAGGGCCAAGACATCGACATTGAGCTGGTGGCGTATGGCCCCGGGCTGCATATGTTTCGCAAGGACACGTCGCCGGTCAGTGGGCGCTTAGAAGCCATGGCAATGGAGATCGAGGGCATTCAGTTTTCAGCCTGCAACAACACCATGAAAGGCATGACCAAAAAAGAAGGCAAGGCGCCGGAACTGATCGATGAAACGACCGTTGTGCCGTCCGGTGTGGTGCGGCTGATTGAGCTGCAAAACCAAGGTTACGCCTACATCAAGCCTTAG
- the fabB gene encoding beta-ketoacyl-ACP synthase I: MQRVVVTGMGIQSCIGTDLASVKESLYHTKSGITANAEYAERGMRSQVSGSLELDKDRIDRKLMRFMGNAAAFAYLSAVDAIADSGLSDDQISNIRTGIVAGSGGASSASQVEAADILRDKGVRRVGPYRVTQTMGSTVSACLATALKIKGVNYSITSACSTSAHCIGHGAELIQMGKQDIVIAAGGEEEHWTLSCLFDAMGALSSKYNDTPERASRAYDANRDGFVIAGGGGAVILESLEHALARGATIYGELVGYGATSDGADMVAPSGEGAVRAMQLAASTVDGPIDYINAHGTSTPAGDITELGAVKEAFGDARPAVSSTKSLTGHSLGATGVQEAIYSLIMMRDGFIAGSANVEELDPGAEGVDVVSTTRDQKLTRVMSNSFGFGGTNASLVFQAYD, encoded by the coding sequence ATGCAACGCGTTGTTGTAACTGGCATGGGCATTCAGTCCTGCATCGGCACGGACTTGGCTAGCGTCAAGGAAAGCCTGTACCACACCAAATCTGGCATCACCGCGAATGCTGAATATGCAGAGCGCGGCATGCGCTCGCAAGTCAGCGGTTCGTTGGAACTGGACAAAGATCGCATCGATCGTAAATTGATGCGCTTTATGGGCAACGCGGCTGCATTCGCGTACCTGAGCGCGGTTGATGCTATCGCCGACTCGGGCCTCAGCGACGACCAAATCAGCAACATTCGCACCGGTATTGTCGCCGGCTCCGGCGGCGCATCCAGCGCCAGCCAGGTCGAAGCGGCCGACATTCTGCGTGACAAAGGCGTGCGTCGCGTCGGCCCCTACCGCGTCACCCAAACCATGGGTTCGACCGTGTCGGCTTGCTTGGCGACGGCGCTGAAAATCAAAGGCGTCAACTACTCGATTACCAGTGCCTGCTCGACCAGCGCGCATTGCATCGGGCATGGCGCTGAGCTGATCCAAATGGGCAAGCAAGACATCGTTATTGCAGCCGGCGGCGAAGAAGAGCACTGGACATTGTCGTGCTTGTTCGATGCCATGGGCGCCCTGTCCAGCAAGTACAATGACACGCCTGAGCGCGCGTCACGTGCGTATGACGCCAACCGAGATGGCTTTGTCATCGCCGGTGGTGGCGGCGCGGTTATCCTGGAATCGTTAGAGCACGCCTTGGCGCGTGGCGCCACGATCTACGGCGAATTGGTTGGCTACGGCGCGACCAGCGACGGCGCGGACATGGTCGCACCCAGCGGCGAAGGCGCGGTTCGTGCTATGCAACTGGCGGCCAGCACCGTTGATGGCCCGATCGACTACATCAATGCCCATGGCACCTCGACGCCGGCCGGTGATATCACCGAGCTGGGCGCAGTCAAAGAAGCCTTTGGCGACGCCCGCCCGGCGGTCAGCTCAACCAAATCACTGACGGGCCACAGCTTGGGCGCCACTGGCGTTCAAGAAGCCATCTACAGCCTGATCATGATGCGCGACGGCTTTATCGCCGGCAGCGCTAATGTGGAAGAGCTGGATCCGGGTGCCGAGGGCGTTGACGTCGTGAGCACCACCCGCGATCAAAAATTGACGCGTGTCATGTCCAACAGCTTCGGCTTTGGCGGCACCAACGCGTCATTGGTGTTCCAAGCCTACGATTGA
- the ssb gene encoding single-stranded DNA-binding protein, producing MARGINKVILVGNLGNDPEMRATNNGSQIANLSIATSESWRDKNTGEMQERTEWHRVVFFNRLAEICGQYLKKGSKVYVEGSLRTRSWDDAQSGQKRYTTEIVGGEMQMLDGRGDNMGGGAPMGGGYQQNNAPQAPSAPRQAAPAPAPAQAASAPPPGFADDIGDDDIPF from the coding sequence ATGGCACGAGGCATTAATAAGGTAATTTTGGTGGGCAATCTGGGTAACGACCCGGAAATGCGCGCAACCAACAACGGCTCACAGATTGCGAATTTGTCGATTGCGACGAGCGAATCATGGCGTGACAAGAACACCGGCGAAATGCAGGAACGGACCGAGTGGCACCGCGTGGTGTTCTTTAATCGGTTAGCCGAAATTTGCGGTCAGTACCTGAAAAAAGGCAGCAAGGTCTACGTCGAGGGCTCACTGCGTACTCGTTCGTGGGATGACGCCCAGTCCGGTCAGAAACGCTACACCACGGAAATCGTCGGCGGTGAAATGCAAATGCTGGATGGCCGTGGCGACAACATGGGCGGTGGCGCACCCATGGGCGGCGGTTATCAGCAAAACAATGCACCCCAGGCGCCGTCGGCTCCTCGTCAGGCTGCACCGGCGCCCGCTCCGGCACAAGCGGCATCGGCACCGCCGCCTGGCTTTGCGGATGACATTGGTGACGATGACATTCCGTTCTAA
- the uvrA gene encoding excinuclease ABC subunit UvrA — protein sequence MENIQIRGARTHNLKNVDLDIPRDKLVVITGLSGSGKSSLAFDTLYAEGQRRYVESLSAYARQFLSMMNKPDVDHIEGLSPAISIEQKSTSHNPRSTVGTVTEIYDYLRLLYARAGEPRCPDHDVALSAQAVSDMVDQTLALPTDSKVMVLAPIVRDRKGEHLHVFGDLRARGFIRVRVDGTVCDLDDVPALDKKFKHTIEAVVDRLKTRDDQRARIAESLETALDLAGGIVYLESMEGQFEPMLFSNKFACPHCGYSLSELEPRLFSFNNPAGACTECDGLGVHQFFDPARVVVDEDLTLAQGAIKGWDRRNYYYFHLLSGVADQFGFDTDTPWVDLSADQQSKILYGTGKVEVDFSYVNDRGTQVHKKHPFEGILNNIERRYHDTESQQARDELAKLMATKPCGACGGSRLNKAARHVWVGDKRLPEIVDYPVGIAFNYFNELNLPGHRGEIAAKILKEIQDRLGFLVNVGLDYLSLSRSADTLSGGEAQRIRLASQIGAGLVGVMYVLDEPSIGLHQRDNERLLGTLTRLRDLGNTVIVVEHDEDAIRSADYVIDIGPGAGVHGGQVVSKGTAAEVIADPNSLTGQYLSGAKHIEMPPQRLAPPEDKWLKVLGASGHNLKDVDLEIPVGVLTCITGVSGSGKSTLVNRTLMPAAARALNGAQLIEPAAHKAIEGLEHFDKVIDINQAPIGRTPRSNPATYTGIFTPIRELFAATEEARTRGYKPGRFSFNVKGGRCEACQGDGLIKVEMHFLPDVYVECDSCHGKRYDRETLEVRYKNSNISEVLHMTIEDACEFFSAVPQISRKLQTLLDVGLGYVRLGQSATTLSGGEAQRVKLAKELSRRDTGRTLYILDEPTTGLHFHDIEQLLKMLQRLKNAGNTVVVIEHNLDVVKTADWVVDLGPEGGDGGGMIVATGTPEAVADNPASHTGVFLKDVLKVAKRAVA from the coding sequence GTGGAAAACATCCAAATTCGAGGCGCACGGACGCATAACCTCAAGAACGTTGATCTGGACATCCCCCGAGACAAACTTGTCGTCATCACCGGCCTATCCGGCTCGGGCAAGAGCTCATTGGCCTTTGACACCCTGTACGCCGAAGGCCAACGCCGCTACGTCGAATCGTTGAGCGCGTACGCGCGCCAGTTCCTGTCGATGATGAATAAGCCCGACGTCGACCACATCGAGGGCCTGTCACCGGCCATCTCGATTGAACAAAAATCGACCAGCCACAACCCGCGCTCTACCGTCGGCACGGTCACTGAAATTTACGACTACCTGCGTCTGCTGTACGCCCGCGCCGGCGAACCGCGCTGCCCGGATCACGACGTTGCGCTGTCCGCCCAGGCCGTCAGCGACATGGTCGACCAGACCTTGGCATTGCCGACGGACAGCAAGGTCATGGTGTTGGCACCGATCGTGCGCGATCGCAAGGGCGAGCACCTGCACGTGTTTGGCGACCTGCGCGCACGCGGGTTCATCCGCGTTCGAGTCGACGGCACCGTGTGTGACTTGGACGACGTGCCGGCGCTGGATAAAAAGTTCAAGCACACCATCGAGGCGGTCGTGGACCGGCTGAAAACCCGCGACGATCAACGCGCGCGTATCGCCGAGAGCTTGGAAACTGCGTTGGATTTGGCCGGCGGCATCGTCTACCTGGAATCCATGGAAGGCCAGTTCGAACCGATGCTATTTAGCAACAAGTTCGCCTGCCCGCACTGCGGCTATTCGCTGAGCGAATTGGAACCGCGCTTGTTTAGTTTCAACAATCCTGCCGGCGCCTGTACCGAATGCGACGGCTTGGGTGTGCACCAGTTCTTCGACCCGGCACGCGTCGTGGTCGACGAAGACCTGACCTTGGCCCAGGGCGCAATCAAGGGCTGGGACCGTCGCAACTACTATTACTTTCACCTGTTAAGTGGCGTCGCCGATCAATTCGGCTTTGACACCGACACGCCCTGGGTCGACTTGAGCGCCGACCAGCAAAGCAAAATCCTGTACGGCACCGGCAAGGTCGAGGTCGACTTCAGCTACGTCAACGACCGCGGCACCCAAGTCCATAAAAAGCACCCGTTCGAGGGCATCCTCAACAACATCGAACGCCGCTACCACGACACCGAAAGCCAACAGGCACGCGACGAGCTGGCCAAATTGATGGCGACTAAACCCTGTGGCGCCTGTGGCGGCAGCCGGCTGAACAAGGCCGCCCGCCACGTCTGGGTCGGTGACAAGCGCCTGCCGGAAATAGTTGACTACCCAGTTGGCATCGCCTTTAACTACTTCAACGAGCTGAACCTGCCCGGTCACCGCGGCGAGATTGCCGCAAAAATCCTCAAAGAAATCCAAGATCGATTGGGCTTTTTGGTCAACGTCGGGCTGGACTATCTGAGCCTGTCGCGCAGCGCCGACACCCTGTCCGGCGGCGAAGCCCAGCGCATTCGCCTGGCCAGCCAAATTGGCGCGGGCCTGGTCGGCGTCATGTACGTATTGGACGAACCGTCGATTGGCCTGCACCAGCGCGACAACGAACGCCTGCTGGGCACGCTGACGCGGCTGCGTGATTTGGGCAACACCGTGATCGTGGTCGAGCACGACGAGGACGCCATCCGCAGCGCCGACTACGTCATCGATATCGGTCCGGGGGCCGGCGTACACGGCGGCCAGGTGGTGTCCAAGGGCACCGCCGCCGAGGTCATTGCCGACCCCAACAGCCTGACCGGGCAATACCTGTCCGGTGCCAAACACATCGAAATGCCGCCACAGCGGCTGGCCCCGCCCGAGGACAAGTGGTTGAAGGTGTTGGGCGCCAGCGGCCACAACTTAAAAGACGTCGACTTGGAAATTCCCGTCGGCGTACTGACCTGTATTACCGGGGTCAGCGGCAGTGGCAAATCAACCCTGGTCAACCGGACGCTGATGCCGGCGGCGGCACGCGCCCTTAACGGCGCGCAGCTGATTGAACCGGCGGCGCACAAGGCAATCGAGGGGCTGGAGCACTTCGACAAGGTTATCGACATTAACCAGGCGCCCATTGGGCGCACGCCGCGGTCCAACCCGGCCACCTACACCGGCATTTTCACGCCCATCCGCGAGCTGTTCGCCGCCACCGAAGAGGCCCGCACACGCGGCTACAAGCCCGGCCGCTTCAGCTTTAACGTCAAGGGTGGGCGCTGTGAAGCCTGCCAAGGCGACGGCTTGATTAAGGTCGAAATGCACTTCCTGCCCGACGTATACGTCGAGTGCGACAGCTGCCATGGCAAGCGCTACGATCGCGAAACGCTGGAAGTGCGCTACAAAAACTCGAACATCAGTGAAGTGCTGCACATGACCATCGAGGACGCCTGCGAGTTCTTCAGCGCGGTGCCCCAGATCAGCCGCAAGTTACAAACGCTGCTGGACGTTGGGCTTGGCTATGTTCGGCTGGGACAAAGCGCGACCACGCTGTCGGGCGGCGAAGCCCAGCGCGTCAAATTGGCCAAAGAGTTGTCGCGCCGCGATACCGGGCGCACGCTGTATATCTTGGACGAGCCGACCACCGGTTTGCACTTCCATGACATCGAACAGCTGTTGAAAATGTTGCAGCGATTGAAAAACGCCGGCAACACCGTGGTCGTGATCGAACACAACTTGGACGTGGTCAAGACCGCGGACTGGGTCGTTGATTTAGGACCGGAAGGTGGCGATGGCGGCGGCATGATCGTTGCGACAGGCACGCCCGAAGCGGTCGCGGACAACCCTGCGAGCCACACCGGCGTGTTTTTGAAAGATGTATTGAAAGTCGCGAAGCGGGCTGTTGCTTAG
- a CDS encoding rhodanese-like domain-containing protein, with protein sequence MTNWLILTLMAGLAFNARAADSDFDPDTGLRIHHYTTETPMTVPGGTRVGALEVEALARAGALLLDVLSIPEGRYDELDGTWPEHAPRQNIPGSVWTPNVGFGVSEDDMQAYLSETVGRLTGGSLWHPIVVYCIKDCWMGWNATQHLAELGYRSLFWFADGTDAWLAAGLPVAASEPLAVNVD encoded by the coding sequence GTGACCAACTGGTTAATATTGACATTGATGGCGGGCCTGGCGTTTAACGCGCGGGCCGCTGACAGTGATTTCGATCCCGACACCGGGCTTCGCATCCACCACTACACCACTGAAACACCGATGACGGTACCGGGAGGTACGCGTGTCGGTGCGCTCGAGGTTGAAGCGCTCGCGCGGGCGGGTGCATTGCTGTTGGATGTGTTGTCGATCCCCGAAGGCCGCTACGATGAACTGGACGGAACCTGGCCGGAACACGCGCCGCGCCAAAACATTCCCGGCTCGGTGTGGACACCGAATGTGGGCTTTGGAGTGTCCGAAGACGACATGCAGGCCTACCTCAGCGAAACCGTGGGTCGGTTAACCGGCGGCAGTCTGTGGCACCCCATCGTGGTGTACTGCATCAAGGACTGCTGGATGGGTTGGAATGCCACCCAGCACTTGGCCGAGTTAGGTTACCGCTCGCTGTTTTGGTTTGCCGATGGCACCGATGCTTGGTTGGCGGCGGGGCTGCCGGTCGCTGCCAGCGAGCCCCTCGCGGTCAACGTCGACTAA
- a CDS encoding endonuclease has translation MPLTPRLISALLALSSWLATADDSVPWYTAMKRDATIVHAFDTRTFYCGCRFFDRRINAAACGYEIRKQPERGRRMEWEHVMPAWQLGHQRACWRDGKRKGCERNDPEYLRMATDLHNLVPSVGELNGDRSNFPFGNIRGERRVYGACDFEVDFKARKAEPPAHRQGDIARIYFYMRDRYGLLLGRSQTYLLTQWAAQDPVDQWERVRNQRIARIQGNANCYVGGCIPGN, from the coding sequence ATGCCCTTAACGCCCCGACTGATTAGCGCGCTATTGGCATTGAGCTCGTGGCTGGCGACGGCGGACGACTCGGTGCCCTGGTACACCGCGATGAAGCGTGACGCGACCATCGTGCACGCCTTCGACACCCGTACATTTTATTGTGGCTGCCGGTTTTTCGATCGGCGAATCAATGCTGCGGCGTGCGGCTATGAAATTCGCAAACAACCCGAACGTGGCCGGCGCATGGAATGGGAGCACGTGATGCCAGCCTGGCAGCTGGGTCACCAGCGCGCGTGTTGGCGCGACGGCAAGCGCAAGGGTTGCGAGCGTAATGATCCTGAGTATTTGCGCATGGCCACGGATTTGCACAACCTGGTGCCCTCGGTTGGCGAGTTGAATGGCGATCGTTCGAACTTTCCGTTCGGTAACATACGCGGTGAACGCCGGGTCTACGGCGCCTGCGATTTTGAAGTCGACTTTAAGGCCCGCAAAGCCGAGCCGCCGGCGCACCGGCAGGGTGATATCGCGCGTATCTATTTCTACATGCGCGACCGCTACGGGTTGTTGTTGGGCCGCTCGCAGACCTATTTGTTAACGCAGTGGGCGGCGCAGGATCCGGTCGATCAGTGGGAGCGCGTGCGCAACCAGCGCATTGCCCGGATCCAGGGCAATGCGAATTGCTATGTTGGTGGCTGTATTCCGGGCAACTAA
- a CDS encoding SDR family oxidoreductase produces MNSVVFSPPSVLVTGASGQVGQALLQAFDQAGFNVTGMSVSDMDITSEASVMAALSAVEPDFVVNTARFPDVDKAETEGDAARRLLVEGPINLAMGCKQTGATLIHLTSEYVFDGDNGPYKEDAATAPLNLFGHYCREAETEIEAILPQHIILRVGLVFSADPRRFIGKTLSSFRDGKVLRMVSDEVGTPTSAPDLARVITAQIRQLDLGSTAFGIYHYGGGGSASWFEMGELVYAQALQREDLPDDLLQPIRGVDVPARAPRPLDVRLDCDRLLQNFGIKRLPWRSQMIQIVDQIYRQSGE; encoded by the coding sequence ATGAATTCAGTCGTATTTTCGCCCCCCTCGGTGCTGGTCACCGGCGCCTCCGGCCAGGTCGGTCAGGCTCTATTACAGGCCTTTGATCAGGCCGGCTTTAACGTCACCGGCATGAGTGTGAGTGACATGGACATCACCAGCGAGGCCAGCGTGATGGCCGCGCTAAGTGCGGTTGAGCCGGACTTTGTGGTCAATACGGCTCGCTTTCCCGATGTCGATAAGGCCGAAACCGAGGGCGACGCGGCGCGCCGCCTGCTGGTCGAAGGCCCGATCAACTTGGCCATGGGGTGCAAGCAAACCGGTGCTACCTTGATTCACTTAACCAGTGAATACGTGTTCGATGGCGATAACGGCCCCTACAAAGAAGACGCCGCGACCGCGCCGTTGAACCTGTTTGGGCACTACTGCCGCGAAGCTGAAACCGAAATCGAAGCGATTTTGCCCCAGCACATCATCTTGCGTGTGGGGTTGGTATTCAGTGCCGACCCGCGCCGCTTTATCGGTAAAACGCTGAGCAGTTTTCGTGATGGCAAGGTGCTGCGTATGGTGTCCGACGAAGTGGGCACCCCGACCAGCGCGCCAGATCTGGCGCGCGTGATTACCGCGCAAATTCGCCAGCTCGACTTGGGCAGCACCGCCTTTGGCATTTACCACTATGGCGGTGGTGGCAGTGCCAGCTGGTTTGAAATGGGTGAATTGGTGTACGCCCAGGCACTGCAGCGCGAGGACTTGCCGGACGACTTGCTGCAGCCAATCCGCGGTGTTGATGTACCCGCGCGCGCGCCGCGTCCGTTGGATGTGCGCTTGGACTGTGATCGCCTGCTCCAGAACTTTGGTATCAAGCGCTTGCCATGGCGCAGCCAGATGATTCAAATTGTTGATCAAATCTATCGGCAGAGCGGCGAATGA